The sequence below is a genomic window from Planctomycetota bacterium.
GTGAAGTGCTCCTCGACCTGCGTAAACTCGGTGAAGATCTGCTCGCGGTGCTCGGGCGGAATGCCCGGCCCGTTGTCGCGGACGCGAATCATCAGGCGCCGGTCGGCGATTTCCTCGGCCGTCACTTCCACGCGCGCCTCGGGACCGTGCGTGAACTTGACCCCGTTGTCCAGCAGGTTGTCGAGGACCACCGAAAGGAGTTCCTCCGGGGCGCGGGCGCGAGGCAACTTCGGGGGAAGCGCAATGCGCCAATCGATCGAGTAGTTCGGATAGCGGTGTTCCACCCGATCCCGAGTGCGCCCGAGCAATTCCTCCAGCGCCACGAGTTGCCCGGCGCGCTCCAGTTCCGTGGCCGTCAGGCCCGCGTACGTCAGCACCTTCTCAATCAGGTCCGACAGTTCGCGGACCTTGACCAGGGTGACGCGGATCGCCTCGGCCACCTGCGGCGAGACATCGCCATACTTGCCCCGGTCGATGAGGTTCAGGTACCCGCTGATGATCGTCAGGGGGGTTTTGAGTTTGTGGCTGACGAGGCTCAGGAAGTCCCGTTTCAGTTTCTCCTTCTGCCGCATGTCCGTCACGTCGCGGAACACCAGGGACGTGTTGTACAGTTCCCCGCCCGGGCCCAGGATGCGCGTGTATCGGCCGGCCAGATAGCGGGGTGAGCGCGCATCCCGCTGCTCAAGATCCACGGTGACGGCCCGGGCCTCGGACGCCTGGAGCGCTTCCAGGGAGGGTTCGATCGCGAAGGCCGAGAGCGCGTCCTCGAGTTTTCTGCCGGTCAGATCCTCGCCGGCGTGGTCCAGGAGTTCGGCGGCGCGGCGGCTGATCGTCTGAATCCGTCCGTCCGCGTCCGTGATGATGATGCCGTGCGACAGGTCCTGGATGACCGCGTGGAACTTTTCGCGTTCGGCCAGCATGGAGCGGTAATACTTGATCTGAAGGAGGCTCTTGACGCGGGCCAGCAGTTCGCCCCGGTCGAACGGTTTGGAGATGAAATCGTCGGCGCCCGCCTCCAGGCCCCGGATCCGGTCCGCCATCTCCTTCAGCGCCGTAATCATGATGATGGGGATGACGGCCGTCGTCTCGTCGGCGCGAAGCCGATGGCACACCTCGTAGCCGTCGATCTTCGGCAGCATGATGTCCAGGAGAATGAGGTCGGGGCGTTCGGCCTGGACTTTTTCGAGAGCCTCGGCTCCGTCGTAGGCGGCGACGGTGGTGTAACCCGCCGAACGGAGGTTCCGCTCCAGGAGTTTCACGTTCGCCGGGTAGTCGTCCACGATCAGGATTTTTCCGCCTACCGTTTCGGCTTGGTCCACCATACGATCCTCCCGGGTCCGCCCCACCGCGGCGGGCCGCGCCTATTCCGCAGCCTCCGCGGCCAAGTCGCGAAGCAGCGTCACGGTGAACGTCGTTCCCTTGCCCAGTTGGCTTTCGACCGAGATCTCGCCGCCGTGCAATTCCACTAGCCGCTTCACCAGCGCCAGGCCCAGGCCGCTCCCCTCGTGCTCCCGCCTCAGCGACGGGTCCACCTGACGAAACTCCTCGAACACCGCGACGAGGTCTTCCGGCGCGATGCCGATGCCGGTGTCCGACACGCGGATCCGGATGAACTCCCGGTCCTGGCGCGCCTGGACCTCGACCCGCCCGCCGGGGTCCGTGAACTTGATGCTGTTCGCGAGCAGATTGTACAGCACCTGCTTCAACTGGATCGGGTCGGCCGTCAGTTCCAGGGGGCGGGGCTCGACGTCCGCTTTCAGTTCGATGTCCTTTCGCCGGGCCAGGCCGCGGAGGATCCGCAGCACCTCGTCCACCAGGCCGCCCATGTCGCACGGCGCCAGATTCAGTTCCATGGCGCCTGCCTCGAACCGCGACAGGTCGAGGATGTTGTTGATCAATTCGAGCAACTGCCGGCCCGCCTGGGCGATGTCCTCGGCGAACTCGCGCTGCTCTCCGGAAGGCTCGCCCGCGACGCCGTCGCGAATCGCCTCCGCAAATCCGATGATGGCGCTCAGCGGGGTGCGGAGTTCGTGGCTCATGTTGGCGAGGAACTGGCTCTTCAGTTGGTTCGCCCGCACCAGTTCCGCATTCAATTCCCTCAGTTCCGCCGTCTTCTCCGCCACCATCTGCTCGAGGTTGTCCGTGTACTCGCGGAGGCGCTGCTCCAGGGCCTTGCGCTGGGTGATATCGCGGCAAATGACGGTGTAGCCGACCGGCCGATTCTCGCGGTCGTAGCGGATCGTCGTCACGGTCCGGACGGGGAACCGCTGGCCGTCGCACCGCACGCGGATCCCTTCCCCCTCGTGCCGGCCGTGCATCCGCAGCGCCCGCTCCATTGTCAGGCCGACGGCCGTCTCCACTTCTTCCGGCGCCACCAGCCGCGCGAGCGCCTGGCCGAGGATGTCCTGCGGCTCGTAACCGAAGATCCGCCGCGCGCCTTCGTTGAACATGACCACCTGCCACCGCGCGTCGGTGGCGATGATCGCGTACTCGGTGGAGGAATTGAGGACCGCGTTCAGCGAATCCGTCGCTTCCTGCAATTCGGCCGTCCGCTCCTCGACCCGCGACTCCAGTTGCTCGTAAATCCGGCGCAGGCGGTCCTGCATCTCGCGGAACGCCGAGGCCAGTTGCCCGATCTCATCCTCCCCCCGGACGTCCACTTCGACGTCCAGCCGGCCCCGGCCGATCCGGCGGGCGGCTTCCGACAACTTCGCCAACGGACGCGCCACCTGGCGGACAATGAACAGCCCCACCAGCATCGTCAGCAGCGCCCCGAACCCCGCCGCCATGAACACGAAGGAATAGTGGA
It includes:
- a CDS encoding ATP-binding protein, with the translated sequence MRSLTLTRKLVLFVVGVGLIEGALMGALLHVGAGGQIHYSFVFMAAGFGALLTMLVGLFIVRQVARPLAKLSEAARRIGRGRLDVEVDVRGEDEIGQLASAFREMQDRLRRIYEQLESRVEERTAELQEATDSLNAVLNSSTEYAIIATDARWQVVMFNEGARRIFGYEPQDILGQALARLVAPEEVETAVGLTMERALRMHGRHEGEGIRVRCDGQRFPVRTVTTIRYDRENRPVGYTVICRDITQRKALEQRLREYTDNLEQMVAEKTAELRELNAELVRANQLKSQFLANMSHELRTPLSAIIGFAEAIRDGVAGEPSGEQREFAEDIAQAGRQLLELINNILDLSRFEAGAMELNLAPCDMGGLVDEVLRILRGLARRKDIELKADVEPRPLELTADPIQLKQVLYNLLANSIKFTDPGGRVEVQARQDREFIRIRVSDTGIGIAPEDLVAVFEEFRQVDPSLRREHEGSGLGLALVKRLVELHGGEISVESQLGKGTTFTVTLLRDLAAEAAE
- a CDS encoding response regulator, which codes for MVDQAETVGGKILIVDDYPANVKLLERNLRSAGYTTVAAYDGAEALEKVQAERPDLILLDIMLPKIDGYEVCHRLRADETTAVIPIIMITALKEMADRIRGLEAGADDFISKPFDRGELLARVKSLLQIKYYRSMLAEREKFHAVIQDLSHGIIITDADGRIQTISRRAAELLDHAGEDLTGRKLEDALSAFAIEPSLEALQASEARAVTVDLEQRDARSPRYLAGRYTRILGPGGELYNTSLVFRDVTDMRQKEKLKRDFLSLVSHKLKTPLTIISGYLNLIDRGKYGDVSPQVAEAIRVTLVKVRELSDLIEKVLTYAGLTATELERAGQLVALEELLGRTRDRVEHRYPNYSIDWRIALPPKLPRARAPEELLSVVLDNLLDNGVKFTHGPEARVEVTAEEIADRRLMIRVRDNGPGIPPEHREQIFTEFTQVEEHFTGSVAGMGLGLSTAKRLVESWGGEIGFESKPGEGSTFFFTVPSEHTPAADSPRGGR